GATGACCTTCTCGTTCAGGACGGCGGTGGTGCCCTTCTGGAAGCGGTAGTTGCGCTGCTTGGGCTGTCTCGCGTTGGGCGTCATGTAGTTGCGCATCAGCGTCGTCTTGTCCGCGCTGATGACGGCCACGTCCACGTTGCTGCCGGAGCCCAGGTCGTTCCAGATGCCGGCCTCGATGGCGTTGGCGCACAGCTCCACGGCGGCCTCGCGCGACAGGCTGGGCTTCCACTGCGTCTCGAAGACGGACATGGCGGCCAGCGAGCCCGAGCCCATGGTGACGTAGGGCAGCTTGTCCGTGGAGCCGTGCGCGTGGACGGTGAAGAGGTGGGCGCCCGTGGGGTCGACGCCGGCGATGACGAGGTAGGCCCCGACGTGGCCCTGGTAGCGGAACAGGTGCTGCTTGAGCATCGTCATGCACGTCACCACGCGCGACTTGCGGCCGGTGGAGAGGGCGTGCAGCTCGAGGTTGGACGAGATGATGGCCGTGGTGAACTCGGTGTCGGCCGCGGTCCCGGCACCGGCGCACCAGATGTGGGGGGCGATGTAGTGCAGCTTCTCGCAGTTCTGCTGCTGTCAATACCGACTCTCGTCACGCTGGAGGGGGGAGCGCGGCAGCACGGCAGCACGGCAGCACGGCAGCGCGCTCGAGGACGGGAGAGGGCGCGACGCACCTTGTCTGCAACAATGGGCCCGCTGGTGGCACGTGTGTCGGCGGCGATGACGACGCCACCGTCGAAGAGGGCGCCGACGATGGTGGTGCCGGTGCTGGTGGCCTTGGGCAGGGGCACACCCTGGGCGTGCAGGGCGGCGTTGCGGTTGTGGTTGGAGAAGTCGAAGCCGGCCATGGTGGCGGGGGGCGGGGGGTCTTGTGTGGGCGCCTGGAGTGGGTGTGAGGTGTGGAGGGCTGGACGTGGCGGCGGGGTGGGGtcgtggtgtggtgtggtgtggtgtggtgtggtgtggtgtggtgtggtgtggtgtggtgtggtgtggtgtggtgtggtgtggtgctgtggtggtggtggtggtggtggtggtgctgctggtgctggtgctggtgctgctggtgctggtgctggtgctgctacCTGCTCGGCGCAACGTCGAGCTGGGTCCACTCGGGCTTGGCGCAGCAGCTCTCAGGCGTCAGGATTTCCGCCAGCATCACCGTCGCGCGGCCTCCTAGCGCAGCCCCACGGTTTGACTCTTCGCTCCCTGCTGCCTTTTCCCCAGAGGCACTCGCGCTTGCTCGGCCTCCGCCCTGGCTCCCCCGCCGAGATTCGTCGTGCCTGGTCCTGCCACTGTCGCCCAGATCGAGAAGATCGAGAGGGAAAACAAAGCGCGCGACGTGCTCGACAGTGAAGGACGCGCCCCGTCGCCCGTCGCCGGctccacgcccacgcccacgtccacgtccacgccCTCGCGCCTGACCCCGAGCCGCCTGCTGCGCACTTCGCTCTCCGCCGActcgcccacgcccacgcccacgcccacgcccacgcccacgcacacgtcgacgtcgacacccgcacccacgcccacgccgtCGTcgacgcccacgcccacgcagTCGTCGACGCCCACCTCCCTCAAGAAGAGCCTCGACCGCGCCCGCCCCGACCGCGCACGCCCCAGCCCGCCCCGTCCCTCGCCCGCGCGCTCGCTGTCCGCCCGCCCGTCGCCCGTGCCTGCCCGCGCGCGCTCGCATGCCCCCTCGCCCACCCTCTTCCGCAGCCAGACCGCGCGCTCGCCGAGGCCCACCATGAGCTTCGCCTCCACCCAGAGCGCCGCCGCGCCCGCCGCCAACGTGGGCGCCGACGTGCCTGCCATCCTGGCCGAGGTAGCCCGCGCCCGTGATGCCCCCGCCCGCCGCACGCGTAGCTGACCCTGCCCAGGAACTTTCCTTCAAGGCCCTCGCCCAGGGCGCCGAGGGCCCCCGGAAGCTCAAGCTCCTCCCCACCCCGTGGCCCACCGACGACGTCCCGCCCGCCAGCGTCACCCTcctcgccgtcgccgccaAGCCCGGCCTGCTCGCCGCCGCCGGCCCCGACACCCTCGTCCTCGCGTCCACGCAGAGCGTCCGCGCCGCCTTCCACCAACCGCCCGGACAGTGGGACGTCGTCTCCGACTTCGCCCCCGATGCAGCCATGCCCGTGCCCAAGCTGCGCCACCTCGCCTTCTCCGCCGACGGCGACTTCCTCGTCATCTCCGCCGAGCACCACGGCGGCCTGGCCGTCTTCGACCCCGCACAGCTCCTCCGCCACAACTTCAAGCCGGGCAACGAGATCCCCACCGACCACGTCGCCGTCCGCTCGCTGCTGCCCAACCCCACCCCCGAGCGCGAGCACATCTTCGCCGCCGTTCTCGACAGCGGGAAGCTGTGCCTCGTCGACGTCGTCACGGGCGCCTCGCACACCCTCAGGCAAGACGGCGTCGTGTGCGCCTCGTGGAGCACAAAGGGCAAGGCGCTGGCTGTCGGCCTCAAGGACGGCACCGGCGTGCTGTACCTCAACGACGGCACCCAAAAGGCCGTCATCCCCCGCCCCCCCCGCCCTCAACGAGGGCTTCACCTGTGAGTGCACCCACTGGCAACCCCGAGCCTCCACGCTAACAGCACCAGACTCTGGCCTCGTCTGGCTCGCCAACGACGAGTTCTTCATCGTCCACTTCCCCAAACAGTCGGCCATCGACACAGGAGAGCCAGAGGAGGGCAGGTACCACTACGTCAGGAGCAGCAGGGGCTGGACATCCTTCTCCTTCCACCCAACGCCGGAAGAGCCCATCCTCCCCGCCTGGGAGATCCCCCCGCGCGCATTCCCCCCCCGCCTCTCCGTCACCCGACTGCGCAGCTGGGAGCCGGATCTAGACGACCTCCTCATCCTGACCAACTCGCATTCCGACACCATAGTCACCGTCACCTCGGCGAGCAAAGAACTGTCGAGGGGCCAGCCCGTCAACGAATACACCCTGACGGACCTCAACGAGGGACAGGGAGCCTCCGTGCCGAGGAGGGTCTTTGGCGAGGAGGGCGACAGCGTTCTGATTGGAGAGGCTTTGGATCTCTCCGCGACGGAAAAGCTGCTGCGTCCCATCTCCACAAACGAAGACATCACCGAAGCCCCCCATCCTCTGCCTGCCTACATGTTCCTCACCCACCAGGGCATCTTGTCGGCCTACTGGGTAGTCTGGAATCGATCCATCGTCGAGGGCAAGCGCTACCCTGGCCTGGTCACGCCCAGCAACGTGACAGCGACTTCAAACACACCGGCTGTCCCTGCAAAGGCCACCTCGCCATCGAAGATCCCAACCCCAGGAGGCGCAAGCAATCCGTTCAGCAAgcccgcagcagcagcagcaacaacaacagcagcagcagcaacaacagcagcagcagcaacaacaacattggGAGCCCCCTCTACACCGTCAGGTCCCAAGCTGGGAGCCTCTCCGTTTGCGTCTGCCACGCCCGCCGCCTCTTTTGGCCAACCTGCATTCCGTTCAACCACGCCAGCCGCTACTTTTGGCCAACCTTCCCAACCCGCAAGTGCCACGCCGTTCGGACAGCCAGCCAAGCCAGCCTTTGGCGCTCCTTCCGCGATAGGTTCCTCGAGCCCATTTGGCCAGCCTGCAGCCGGTTCCACAACGCCTGCCTTCGCACCCTCGTCGAAGCCTTCTCTCGGCCCCGCAACAGGCTCCACACAGCCAGCGTTCGGCCACACGTCAGAGCCAACCTTTGGCGCGTCGTCTGCCATCGGTGCACCTGGTGGGACTGGTTTCGGTGCGGTCGGAGGACTGGGCAGGGCAGCATCACCGTGGGGCTCCGCATCGCCGCAGACGAGTTCGACACCAGCAAGCAATCCGTTCGCTTCGGGAGCTGGCTCCTCTGGGTTTGCCGAAATCGGTCAGCCAACGACGGGGACAGGCTCTGGCTTCTCGAGCTTTGGCAGCACCAGTGGAGGTCAGTCTGGCTTCGGTGGCCTTGGGCAGCAGAAGTCTGCATGGACTGGTGCCTCGAACACATCCTCCACCGCACCAGCAGGCTTCAAGGCCGAGCCGAGTTTTGGGTCCACCGTCACAGTGGGTTCAGGCACGGGCTCTACGCTGCCTTCCTGGGGAAACACGCCAGCGCAACAGTCGAGCTCCCTCTTTGGCCAGAAGACGACCACTTCTTCCTTCGCTACCAACTCGTCCTTTGCCTCTACAGACAGCGGCGCCGACACGCAACAGCGCAAGCGCGACGAGGTCACGCCCACGCCCCAGCCAGCCTCGGCGCTCAACGGGCTCGCAGGTGGGTTCAAGCTGGGGACCACATTCGCAAGCGACGGATCAGCCAAGGATGACCCGGCGAAACCCGCAGCGCCTGCTCCTGGCGGTTTCTTCGGGAGCGACTTCTCTTCGATGCTTCCCAAATCAGGCCTACAGCCCCCGCCACACCCGGAGACAACGGATCGACCACACCACAATCACCGCCAAAGAAGACCTCTTATTTCCCAGGCACAACACCAAAGGCACCACCACCGGCGAAGAAAGAGCCACAGGACGATGCGCCGCTGCCACCGGACTTTACAGCGAAGAAAAAAGCCGAGCCCGTCGATGACCCTCTCCCACCCGATTTCATCACGACCAAGCCAAAGTCGGAACCTGTAGACGATCCACTCCCGCCAGACTTCATCACGAAGAAACCCGAAAAGCCTGCGGATGACGATCTGCCCCCGCTAGCTGGCAGTCCTGGCGTCAAGGTCGAAGTACCCAGCTCCTCGCCCGAAGCAACCCCTctcgacgacgaggatgagGACTTCtccgaggaagaagaagaagaagaagaggaagaggaggaggaggagggcgATGAGGAAAAcgaggacgaagacgaggaggaggaggaagacgatgatgatgatgaagaagaggaggaagaaaaggaagaggaagaggaagaggaagacaGGCCTCCGCCGGCGACGCTCGGGAAGTACGTCCTACAGCAACCGGATCGCGAGAGCAAGGCGAAACAACAATTCCCCTCTGCACCCACACCTCCGGTCGCCAAGCCAGAGAGCACACCGCAGCCTTCTCTATTCGGTGCCAAGCCCTCCACTTCGCAGCCTTCGCTGTTCGGTGCCAGGCCCAGTGCCTCCCAATCAAACAGCTCCCAATCGCTGTTCGGCCAACAGCCTCAGAAGGCGCCATTCTCCCTTGGTCAGCACGCCAAACCTGCGCAGCCAACCGCGACACCAAGCTTCCCACCTCCACGAGCACAAGCAAACCTTCGTTCACCCAGCCCTGTGCGATCCTCGTCAGCATCTAGCCAGAGACCCACAACAAGGCGGGAGCCTTCCGCGCCTGGAAGCTCCTTGAGCGCGTCGTTCCAGCCATCGAAGCCACCGACGCCCCAGCCACAGGTGTCTGACCTCGAAGACCAGGAGGACGAGCGCATCCGTGCACAGCTGGCGCAAGAGATCGAGCCTAGTCGAACGCTTGACGATTTCGTCGCACATCAAAAGTACACAGGCACCTCCGAGAAGACAGGCCATGCCGCCCAGATCGAGGCAATCTACAAGGACATCAACGGTATGGTAGACGCGCTGGGATGGAACGCTCGGTCGATTACGTCCTTCACACGCCATCACAAGCAGCCCCAGTTCAACCACAACGTCGACCGACAGACCCTGGAAGAGGTCGAAGCTGGTGGCAAAGACGGCTCCTGGTTTGAGCACTTCGCCCTGAACGAGATCGTGGCGCTGAAGGCTCTCGAGGACGATCTCTCCCGAGAGCTAGACGCCGGTCGCATCCAAAACGTCCAAGACAAGCTCGTCCAACTCAGGCGCCTCCTCCAAGAGAAAGCCAAGGTCATGACCCGCCTCAATGACATCCGCCGTCAGATCATCAACCGCAAGGACCCCGAACGCGCCGAGACGAGCCGCAGAGCTCCTCTGTCCAAGGAATTCGCCGACACGCAGAAAGCCCTCCGCACCGACTACGCCAAACTCCTGACGCTGTTGGCACAGGCAGAAGAAGCCGCTATCCTGCTCCGCTCCCGTCTCGCCTCTCACAACGCCTCGGCCGGCAACACGAGCGCGGTCCCCAGCATGGATGCCGTGAAGAAGACCATCATCAAGATGACCAGCCTAGCCGAGCGCCGAAACAACGACATCGCGCTCCTCGAGTCGCAGATGCGCAGGTTTGGTCTCCAAGACGGCTCCCAACCGTCGAGCTCCTCGGAGCGTGCCAACGGCGCCACCACACCCAGACGATCCAGAGGCAGCGACCTCCGCAAGAGCATCGCCGACACGCCTTTCGCCACGCCGCCCACGACCCGCAACAAGCTCAGCCTCACCGACCTCAACCGCCGCGCGCTGACGCCCGAAGTCGACGACGCCACGCCCAACAAGGGCTACGGCCTCTTCTACACCCCGCAGGGCAGCCCCGCGCCCGGCAACGAGCTTGCCCGCTTGAGCGACCTGGTGGACGACAACATGGACAGTCTGCG
The Ascochyta rabiei chromosome 17, complete sequence DNA segment above includes these coding regions:
- a CDS encoding Proteasome endopeptidase complex, with the protein product MAGFDFSNHNRNAALHAQGVPLPKATSTGTTIVGALFDGGVVIAADTRATSGPIVADKNCEKLHYIAPHIWCAGAGTAADTEFTTAIISSNLELHALSTGRKSRVVTCMTMLKQHLFRYQGHVGAYLVIAGVDPTGAHLFTVHAHGSTDKLPYVTMGSGSLAAMSVFETQWKPSLSREAAVELCANAIEAGIWNDLGSGSNVDVAVISADKTTLMRNYMTPNARQPKQRNYRFQKGTTAVLNEKVITKEDIGKYVTVSELQDADLTATAESMDVDR